The DNA window GCGCTTGGGAGGCAGACCTCGTGGTTCAGCAAAAACGTCCTCGAACTCGGCCAGCAGCTCATCAAGGAGCGGCGCGCTGGACGTCACAGCGCAAGCCTCCAGGGCACCCAGCGAAGGCACATCGGACCAGCAGACCGTGCGGTCATGGTGTTGGAACGAGACCGTGCCGGCGACGAAGTCCTAGACGAGGCGACCGAGCGTGGCCATCCACTGAGTGCCCAGCACCACATCATATCCTGCAAGAGGTATGACAAAAAGATCGACGCAGAAAGCAATGCTGTCGACGATGAGCGGGGCATGGCGGATGACGCCAGGGCATGGAACCTTCTCGCCATTCACCATAGTGGCCGTGAGCCGCGGACGTGGCTGGATGGGAAGGCCGGTGCGCTCTGCAGCGGCCTCGGCGATGAAGCTGTGCGTGGACCCCGTGTCCAACAGGGCGACGAGGGTGATCCCGCCCAGAGTGACCTGGACTTGCATGGTGTTGCCCCAAGCCACCCCCGCGACCGCATGCAACGAGAAGACCGGAGACTCGGTCTCGGGCACGTCGTCGTCCCCGGCTACGgtgtcgtcgtcctcgtcctccaatTTGCTATCTAGGAGAAATAGGCGCTTGCAGACTTTGTTGTGCCCGCGGCCGTACTTCTCGTCACAATTGTAGCATAGCCCAAGACGGCGGCGCTCCTCCATCTCGGCCTGGTTCAGGCGACGGACCGGATGGCCCTCCACAGCGACCGTCGGAGCGGCAGCCTTTGTGGCCGGGCCATACGCCTGGGGCGCGCGGGGTTGTGGCCCAGGCAAGATCCCCCGAGGTGTGGCCTTCGGCGGCGCGGCAGTGTATTGATCCATCAACTCCATCTGCCGTGCAAGGCTCATGGCGGCCACCAAGGATTGAGGGTTCTGCACTTGCACGGCCAGACTGAGCGGCGGAAGGAGGCCGCCCGTGAACAACTAGACGCGCTGGGTTTTGTCGAGGTGACCCGCGCGTGGGAGGAGAGCCTGGAAGCGGTCTTGATATTCTTCCACCGTCGTTGTCCGGCGGCAAGACGCCAGCTCGAACAGAGGAGCCGATCGGAGGGGGGGGCCGAAACGCAGATTCAGGAGCTCCTTGAAATGCGGCCACGATGGGGTGCCCTCGTCAGTTTGGAGCTGCATGTACCAGAGCTGCGCTCCGTCTTGAAGGTTGTAAGACGCCATCCAGACCCGTTCTTCCGGTATGATCCGCTGCTGTAGGAAGAACGACTCGCACCGGTTGAGGAAGATCAATGGGTCGCTCTTGCCGTCGTAGTGCGGAAACTCGGGCCGCCAGTGCTTGGGCGGCCGATCTTGATGGTGTTCGCCCCCGAACCCTGGACGTGCACCAGACATGGATGAGCCAGTGATGGAAAGGTCGGCGATCGCCTTAGCGTTAGCCTCGATCGACTTCTGCATCAGGGCGACTGACGTGGCGAGCGCCTCAAGTGAGGCCTTGAGATCATCCCCCATGGTGCCGGCGCAAGATGCAACGGACGACGTGGGTGAAGGTGGGGTGATGGCAGCGGCGGCTGGTGGTGAGGCTGATGGCGCGGCGGCTGTCGGCGAAGAAGATCGACGtgaccgtgataccaggttgtcaagggcgttaGCGCCCAAGGTGGCTGGACCGCGGCTACGGAGTTCGTAGCCTCGTTCCGTCGTCGCCGGCGAGGTTTTACCCCTCAGCCGTCGGCTTAGTTGGTTGGAGAAGAGAGAGGATTTAGGAAATAACTTCTTATTCTCTTTTAGTCCTGAttacaagatatatatatagCCCAAACCAACTAGAGCTAATTATTCCTAAAATTGTGGAACTGAAAAGAGGGAAACTATCCTATCTTTCCTTCCTAGCCACTGATGGTTGACGCCTCCCTGGCCGCTCCTGCCGTGCGCCCAGCGTGTTCTGCTGCGCGACGGATGTCGCGGGCCCTCCTACGTCGAGTATAGGAGCGTCCCCACATGACAGGATGCCAGATCGAGCTGAATGTGGCAGAAGTAGAACAAGTGATACGCATCTAACCGATGGGTTTTAGCTGAAATAGAACGAAAGTGTTTGTATTGGGGCATCGGGGAATATTGACACTAACATATCATACCCGCTGAGAGATGGTCGATGTCCAGATACATCCCAATCCTACGGTTTAGGATAACTTCTATATGCCTTGGCAAATTTGCTCGGTGTTGCCCTATGAAAGCTACAGGCGTTGTTATAAGTATATTGGCCGGGCACGCCTGTAGGACCTGTATATATCAACACTTGGTCACTCATAGTAGAATATTCCAATTTCTTTTCAACTAATTATAGTGAAAATATTTTATGATCCGGGTGCCAGATGTGGGgcccattgtaacaccctaggtgttaagcatcactaaaacttggtcatgtcatcatcatgcatgATAATCATCTATAAGTAGCTAACCATGCCTTGCATTTACTAAAACTAATATTTATTTTATAGAAATGTTATGCATGTGTGATGCTTGAGTTAAAACTTAAAATTTCTTTTAAGGTATTCTGTGGCCTCCTACTTTCGAATTTCACTAAAATACTTGAAATTATGCTCTAATAAACTTTGAGGTGTAAAGTAAGTGCTTTACACTAGtgacaagtatgaagcatgaatTCAAGTTCAAACCCTTAAAAATGAAGCCCCAAATTTGGATTCAAAACATGGATTTCAGCACTTAGCCATATTTGGTTAAGTATTAAAAATAAGCATTTGATTCACTTATGTGggaattattaaaatgaatttttataaataaacTTGTTCATACAGTAGCATCATTTTGAAGTATGAAATGTGTACTTTACAATGGTGTTATTGGTTGATTTGTGTGATCACTAATCAATCACCAATTAATTCACAAACATCCCTAATCTAAcagttttgtaacaccctaacTGAAGATCTGTCAGTTTAGAGCTTGTTGTTTCTTTATCCCTCTGTTCTTGGATCCGTATATCTTGATCCAGATATAATTAGGTGTTGTTGCTTAAATAAAAGATGGATACCATAGTtagatgaacaacttttgtttctgGACCCAATCGAGTTCATGTTTGGAATCAAGAGATGAAGGGAGAAGAAAGGGGCGGTTTCAGTCATGAACAGTGCACATCGACGGCAACAGTCTGCCTGCCTGGCTGTCGCCACTGCCGCCGAACGGTTCGCCGCCTCCATGCCCGCCAACACGCAGCTGCTTCGCCTGGACGCTTCGCAAGCAGGAGCTGGACGCCCAGATACCGCCTCGACGCCCTTAAGTCGCCCAGCCTGCGCCACCGCCGTTGAGCTCTCGGTTCACCGACAAATTCACCGCCACCACTCCACCTCACCGCAAATCATCTCGCAGCCACGCTCGCCATCTCCTTGCGCACCCGCTCGACCTGGTCGCGTCAGCTCTACCCGCCGAGGCTGCCCGCACGCCGTCGTCTTCTCCAGCATGGAGCGGAGCGCCGCCTTGAGCCCCTCACCATGGCCAACCCTCTATGGCACACCTCCGCTCCAACCCTTTCACGTTTTGGTTTCCTCTTATCTCTCTGTTGCTCATCATCCTGATGGTTTTCGCAGCGGGAGTCCAGATGTGCTGGAATGAGCCCTCGCCGTCGGTTCACGCCGTCGTTTTCGCCCCCAACGACGACGAGCTAGCTCCGCCTCTTCCCGGGTTCGACTAGCTGTCGTTCTGAAGTCGCGGTGAGCCCCTTGTGCTAATGCCGTTGTCCTTTTAACCACTACCGGGCCTTAGTGGCtagagcgccgccgtgccgcgcgTGCTCTGCCTTGCTGAACCGCCGCGGTCGCGTACGTTGCTAGCTCGCGCGCGCTTGACAGACCCCTCAGGTGAGTTCACGAGTGTGAGTTGAGTATGCCGGTGGCCTTCGCGTCGCCGGAGAGCTCGCCGTTAGGTGTAGCTGCGTTGCCAGAGCTTAAttatgccgccatggccgccggcgtGGATGCTGCCATGCCCTAACAAGCAGGACGTCGCCGTGAGAGAGTTCGGGAGGTAGAGAGGGGCGCGTTAGGCCAGATCGTTTCACTGGAGTTGCCGACGACGACCAAAGCcacctcgccggagcatcactgGGCCGCCGGAGCCGCCGTCGTGCTCTCCGCCGTGCAGTAGAGGTTCAACGAGTAGCACCAGGAGATGTGCAGGGATGAGGGGAGTCGAGAGAGGTAGGTCTCGCCGCCGGA is part of the Miscanthus floridulus cultivar M001 chromosome 9, ASM1932011v1, whole genome shotgun sequence genome and encodes:
- the LOC136480544 gene encoding uncharacterized protein, coding for MGDDLKASLEALATSVALMQKSIEANAKAIADLSITGSSMSGARPGFGGEHHQDRPPKHWRPEFPHYDGKSDPLIFLNRCESFFLQQRIIPEERVWMASYNLQDGAQLWYMQLQTDEGTPSWPHFKELLNLRFGPPLRSAPLFELASCRRTTTVEEYQDRFQALLPRAGHLDKTQRV